The following proteins come from a genomic window of Pangasianodon hypophthalmus isolate fPanHyp1 chromosome 24, fPanHyp1.pri, whole genome shotgun sequence:
- the selplg gene encoding P-selectin glycoprotein ligand 1, whose translation MTNKLDLRSFLFLLVVSSLVSGRHLLGVEENNPQNTTVFNYTQHNNETELQPTSGPPQTTDIREERSTAAPTPGQKTSEMAHSQLPQGNGTSGNLEGTETNSTKHQSPGNESLASTESPPQTPFPEKNGSSDPTMPTSAPTFSASVGHRKEANATNSVPTVVTTPHMGTDGSSNLTTTVKPMVQSTTKISTTRNHTPTKPHSTQKPDESTTKVCPTAEAKGDSLVGRCLIVIASLAALATIFIMTTIVLATKLAGIRHRHRASLLHETEMICISALMNDSDHPIPKPKHPKSNGALIPITEDEDGDDLTLNSFLHDTEGVA comes from the coding sequence ATGACTAACAAGCTCGACTTGAGgtcatttctttttctgctgGTTGTGAGCAGCTTGGTCTCAGGCAGACATTTACTTGGTGTAGAAGAGAATAATCCACAAAATACAACAGTCTTCAACTACACACAACATAACAATGAAACTGAACTTCAGCCCACCAGTGGACCTCCACAGACCACAGATATTAGGGAAGAACGGTCTACTGCAGCTCCCACACCTGGCCAGAAGACTTCAGAAATGGCCCATAGCCAACTGCCACAGGGAAATGGAACTTCTGGAAACCTAGAAGGAACTGAAACGAACAGCACTAAACACCAGTCACCAGGTAACGAAAGTTTGGCAAGCACTGAAAGTCCTCCGCAAACCCCATTTCCTGAGAAAAATGGCAGTTCAGACCCCACAATGCCAACCTCTGCTCCCACATTTTCTGCCTCAGTGGGACATAGAAAAGAAGCGAATGCCACAAATTCTGTCCCTACAGTGGTGACGACGCCTCATATGGGCACAGATGGATCTTCCAATTTGACAACAACAGTCAAGCCAATGGTTCAATCAACCACAAAAATAAGTACCACTCGGAATCACACGCCAACTAAGCCACATAGTACCCAAAAACCAGACGAATCAACCACCAAAGTTTGTCCTACAGCCGAAGCAAAAGGGGACAGTCTTGTGGGTCGGTGTCTCATTGTCATCGCCAGTTTGGCTGCTCTGGCGACCATCTTCATCATGACCACCATCGTCTTGGCCACAAAGTTGGCAGGCATCAGACACAGGCACAGGGCGAGTCTGCTTCACGAGACGGAGATGATCTGTATATCTGCCCTCATGAATGATTCTGATCATCCCATCCCCAAACCGAAGCACCCTAAAAGCAACGGTGCGCTGATCCCTATCACTGAGGATGAAGACGGTGATGACCTCACCCTCAACAGCTTCCTGCATGATACGGAAGGTGTGGCATAG
- the coro1ca gene encoding coronin-1C-A isoform X2, whose amino-acid sequence MRRVVRQSKFRHVFGQAVKNDQCYDDIRVSRVTWDSAFCAVNPKFVAIIVEASGGGAFMVLPLQKSGRIDKSYPTVCGHTGPVLDIDWCPHNDQVIASGSEDCTVMVWQIPENGLVTSMAEPVVVLEGHSKRVGIITWHPTARNVLLSAGCDNVIMIWNVGTGEALITLEDMHPDVIFSACWNRNGSLICTACKDKKVRVIDPRKEEIVAEKDKAHEGARPMRAIFLSDGNVFTTGFSRMSERQLALWNPQNMEEPISVHEMDTSNGVLLPFYDPDTNVVYLCGKGDSSIRYFEITDEAPYVHYLNTFTTKEPQRGMGYMPKRGLDVNKCEIARFYKLHERKCEPIIMTVPRKSDLFQDDLYPDTAGPDCDLEAEDWFEGKNSNPVLISLKDGYIPAKNRDLKVVKKNILDNKPKPSKNAENNAAAPATKTASATASVKGEAKLDEVLKEIKSLRELVSCQEKRIAKLEEQLSQMDV is encoded by the exons ATGAGACGGGTGGTGCGGCAGAGTAAGTTCCGGCACGTGTTCGGCCAGGCGGTGAAGAACGACCAGTGCTACGATGACATCAGGGTGTCTCGGGTGACGTGGGACAGCGCCTTCTGCGCCGTCAACCCCAAATTTGTCGCCATCATCGTGGAGGCCAGCGGTGGCGGAGCGTTTATGGTTCTGCCTCTTCAAAAG tcgGGTCGTATAGATAAGTCCTACCCGACAGTATGTGGACACACAGGGCCAGTGTTGGACATCGACTGGTGTCCTCACAACGATCAGGTGATCGCCAGCGGCTCAGAGGACTGCACCGTCATG GTGTGGCAGATCCCCGAGAACGGTTTGGTGACCTCCATGGCGGAGcctgtggtggtgttggagggCCACTCCAAACGGGTGGGCATCATCACCTGGCACCCGACGGCCCGCAACGTTCTGCTCAGTGCTG gTTGCGATAATGTGATCATGATCTGGAACGTGGGCACGGGAGAGGCGCTCATCACGCTGGAGGACATGCACCCAGACGTCATCTTCAGCGCGTGCTGGAACCGCAATGGCAGCCTGATCTGCACCGCCTGCAAGGACAAGAAAGTGCGCGTCATCGACCCGCGCAAGGAGGAGATCGTTGcg gagaaAGATAAGGCCCATGAAGGAGCGAGGCCCATGAGAGCCATCTTCCTGTCTGATGGGAACGTCTTCACCACTGGCTTCAGCCGCATGAGCGAGAGGCAGCTCGCACTCTGGAACCCG caaAACATGGAGGAGCCGATTTCAGTCCACGAGATGGACACCAGCAACGGAGTCCTCCTGCCTTTCTACGACCCTGATACCAACGTGGTGTACCTGTGCGGAAAG gGTGACAGCAGCATCCGCTACTTTGAGATCACTGACGAGGCGCCGTACGTGCATTACCTCAACACGTTTACCACCAAGGAGCCGCAGAGGGGCATGGGATACATGCCCAAGAGAGGCCTGGACGTCAACAAGTGTGAGATCGCCAG gttttACAAGCTGCATGAGAGGAAATGTGAGCCCATCATCATGACAGTGCCAAGAAAG TCGGACCTGTTCCAGGATGATCTGTATCCGGACACGGCAGGGCCCGACTGCGACCTCGAGGCCGAGGACTGGTTTGAGGGCAAAAACAGCAATCCTGTCCTGATCTCGCTCAAGGACGGCTACATCCCGGCCAAGAACCGCGACCTCAAGGTGGTCAAGAAAAACATTCTGGACAACAAGCCCAAGCCCAGCAAGAACGCAGAGAACAACGCCGCTGCTCCCGCCACCAAAACGGCCAGCGCAACTGCGAGTGTC aaaggTGAAGCGAAGTTGGACGAGGTGCTGAAAGAGATCAAATCCCTCCGAGAGCTGGTGAGCTGTCAGGAAAAGCGAATCGCCAAGCTCGAGGAGCAGTTGTCCCAGATGGACGTCTGA